Genomic DNA from Scatophagus argus isolate fScaArg1 chromosome 15, fScaArg1.pri, whole genome shotgun sequence:
CATAAACACATAGATCTGTGAGAAACATGTCTGCCAATGATAGTTAAGGAGATTCTAATCTTGTCAAGTTGCCATGGGCGTCATCATGTTGATTttgctgcctttgttttttttcccctcttacTTACACTATGCCCCGTCTTTTCACAGTGCAATAACAGTGAAATTCGACCAGGTAAACACATCGGCGTGTGCATCTCTGTGGCCAATAATAGACTGTTTGTTGGCTCCATCCCCAAGagtaaaacaaaagagcaaattGTTGAAGAATTTGCAAAAGTTACAGGTGAGTCAGCATCACCCTATTTTGTGCAATATTTATTCAACAGTTTCATTCCcactttttaatattatttgcTTTTTGGACAATTTTGATTATATTGTACTCTGCATCAAAGATTTATTATTACAGAATTAGTGATGGAAGCTTTGACaagcatttcctgtttgtgtccaAATGATGATGACATTACTACGCTGGAGTTACTCATGTTGCAATGATGGTTTACCGCTAAGATCTGACTggacactgaaaataaactcaGTCTTTGTACATCAGACATTGTGTGCACTCAATGTTAGGTGTTCctaaaatgacaggaaaaaataaatccatgttAAATCTAAATTTGTCTTCACAGTTTCTGAGTACACTTGCTTgttattaacatttaaattgtAGAGTATTTTTGTAAAAGGATTCTATTATGTTTATGGCTTTTTTTAAACGCAGCTATATCTTTAGTTAGTTGTTAGATCGTTAATGTAAGAGTGATTTCTGTTGAATAAACCCAGTTAACCACCTGCTGCcttttctccacctctctcccatttcctgtctctgtagAGGGCCTAAATGATGTCATATTGTACCACCAGCCAGAcgacaagaagaagaatcggGGCTTTTGTTTCTTGGAGTATGAAGACCACAAGACGGCGGCTCAGGCCCGTCGCCGGCTGATGAGTGGCAAGGTGAAGGTGTGGGGAAATGTGGTCACCGTGGAGTGGGCTGATCCCATCGAGGACCCGGACCCAGAAGTCATGGCCAAGGTAAGACGCAGGAccagaggtgtgtttgtgtgtgtgaccgcaagttgttttctgtgtgacagTCTCCTACAGTTGTAGTCGTTCACTTTTtgcccaaaaagaaaaagaaccttgtgtttctgttgccagGTCAAGGTTCTGTTTGTGAGGAACTTAGCTAGCACTGTCACGGAGGAGATACTTGAAAAGGCCTTCAGTCAGTTCGGCAAGCTGGAGCGGGTGAAGAAATTGAAAGACTACGCCTTTATCCACTTTGAGGAAAGAGATGGTGCTGTGAAGGTATGGATGAAATAAACTGGCCACTGACACACAAGATGCAAGTTATTCATCATAAACTTCACATTGAGTTTGTTGTAACTGcaatgaaaacatcattttatcATCCTGATCGCTTTCACAGGCTTTGGCTGATCTCAATGGCAAAGACCTGGAGGGAGAGCACATTGAAATCGTCTTCGCCAAGCCCCCTGACCAGAAGAGGAAAGAGCGTAAAGCCCAGAGACAAGCCgccaaaacacaaatgtaggAGAGAATCATGCAGCTatcaaaaattacattttgatatAAAGCAGAGTGCCATGTTtatgttgagtgtgtgtatatccTCTTTCAGGTATGATGAATACTATTATTACGGACCTCCCCACATGCCACCACCCACGAGAGGCAGAGGACGGGGCGGGCGAGGAGGTTATTCTTACCCCCCTGACTATTATGGCTATGAAGACTATTACGATTACTATGGATACGACTACCACAACTACCGGGGTGGCTATGATGACCCATACTATGGCTACGATGACTTCCAGGGGTCTgggagaggacgaggagggaggggaggagtcCGTGGTGGTGCCAGTCAGACTAGGGGTCGCGGTGCCGTCACACCGAGGGGCCGATTGGGCTTCTCCCAGCGAGGAGGCCCTGGAACAAGCAGCAGAGGTAAATTAAAACTTTGTGTCATACTGTTACTTTCAAAGTGGGAAAATCAAATTAGTCACAGTGTGGTGACTAATaaaactgtgtttctgttccagATCATTACTGCGCACTAGTGAAAAAGAGCTTGCTACGTGGCTCACTTTATTTTTAGTCGGTACTTTTTTTAGGAGTCTAGaatatcaaagaaagaaaaacgacTACTTGGCTCCTTCTCAGTCTCGGCATACATTGTTGGCCAGTTATTAAGTGCACAGTTCAGAGGAATGACGTGAATGGAAGAGGTGTATTAGATAAGTAAATGAAAGCAGCTGCAGTTGTAAAAATTGAATGTTGAGGATTTGATTGTCTCTTATGAGAACAtggcaccaaaaaaaaaaaaaaaaaaaaagttacaccTGCTTATTGCCCTCATAAGTAACTTCTGACAGGTGTCATCTTTCATAGCGGTCAACATGTTTATCAGCAGACAAAGGTCATTCACAACATTATATTTCTAAGGCGGCAGTACAACCCTAGAGGCAAAACAGTGCTCAGTctaaaatttgtttaatttcattaaacTCTAATGTACTAATTGATAGGGAATGTGTGCAGCATGCATATCTGAAATTGGAAATTTTGTACTGATTGTATCTTTCCTTCTCATTGGTCCAGTAGGGAAACGGGGCCGAGGGCGGTCCTGACctgtcacagtggaaactgacttGATGTGTGGGGTTACACCGTAAGCTGCAATGgatgttaaagaaaaaagagcacGACAAAAAGGTCCAATGATATTCCAGCCTTACAGAAGAAGCATCTCCCTTCCccccattgttttttttttcttttcttttttttttctccacttaCTTCAGAAACTGCCACCTTTTAAAAAGACGACCGGAGGAATCTGAATACTCACCACAGCCTCTTAGCCCCGAGCCCTTTTACCCTGATATGCAGGGTTCTATGTATTGCCCTTACAATCTACCCCTGCCCTGTCCCTGAAcatgccatttttttaaataattattgaAGAATTTGCACTTTTTAAGTTCTTAGGTTTGAAGTGGCTCAAAGGAGCTTGATGctattgtatatttttgtgcTAATCGCAATTTTTATTGTCGGAATATCCATGTTAATCTTAATCGTTTGATCTGGATGTTTGACAGAGAACATTTGCAGGTTTTTAGGGTGTACCCACCTGGCATGGATAAGTCAGGCATTCCAGGAAAGTGGTTCTTTTCAGAACTTGTCTTTAAAGGGTTGGTTGACTACCTCAGTACAGAGGACTAAACTACCCGGCCTGTACTGTAAATAGGGAAACTATATTGATGAAAGCAGGGCTTGTTTTCATACAAAATATGCACAAGAGCTGCAGCGCAAAAACGATGTACTTAATGTAATATAgtcatttcagctgcagctctgacactGCAAACAGTCAAACTGGGCATGCAAAACAATCTCATATGATGAGTCTGAACAAGCCCTGCTTTTATCCTATTTTGAACTGAATTAGCCGCCTTGCTTCTTCAGAGTATGTAGTTACTGGATGTATAGTTTTTCGGataaaatgttacttttgtaAAGGCTTTCAACATCACAGGCATCCAACTgcctttgattaaaaaaaaaaaggaaaaaaagaaaaacaaataaagcccTGCAGTGTCCCTTTTGTGCCACTGTATTATTCCAGtgggtttgtttttatattaagaATACATTTTCAACACCAGAATAATGTAAAACAACGTTATCCAATCCTTCATCATATAGAATCATGCTAATCGTGAATGATCCCTTGCCAGCTCCCAAAGACAGCGACAATGTAGAAGATCTTTCGAGTTAATCTTGATGGGTGACTGAATTGCCATATTGCCCAGCCAGTGAGCATGTGTGCCTAATGTTAGCTGCCATGATTTGGTGAGGGATCATAGTCCCATAGTGGTAGAAGGGATGCTGCAGTGAATGAGTTCTATTTCCGGGTATAGCAAACAAGGAAACTGCTCTTCAATCCCAGTTTTCTATACAGTTAACTCCCTCAGTAAAATCATAACAACCACCttttgaaaaaaagatgttaGCAGTTTTAAACTATTGTTGGTGGCCAACAACGTTTTTTGCATTCCTGCAAATAAATTGTTTTATACTGTAAAATGGAGGTGAGTGTAacttatttttgtaataaaGTTTTTGATTTCTATCTGTGTCTTACTCTTTGGATAAACTCTTCATGAGATGCAGATCGATTGATTCAGTTTGTGGGGGGGAGAAGACCAGATTTGTGTTTTAAactgctcattttgtgtttgtgattgcgAAACTCACTTGGTCTGCTTTGCTGAAATTAAGTTTACTTTGCTGCTATCGTTGGTTTAAAATGGTGCACTTTGTGGAAGAAGCCCtgaagtatatatatatatatatatatatatatatatatatattttaactgACAGATGAAGACACACTGAAGGACAAAGTCAAGAACTACTATATATCGGGGTTCAACAAGCAAAAGTATTATTTAGAAAAGCTAGACCAAAGAGCAGATCGTGCTGTGAACAAAACAGTTCATTACAACATTGCGTGTCGTCATGACGTTTTAAAACGTCTGCAGTAAAAAATGATCTATTTAAAGAAATTAACACGCTTTAATGACATGCGGCCGCTTACAGCTGCCCAAAAAATAGTTCGGATCCTCgaattgtgtgttttgttgcatttgtgaAGTGGAGAATAACTCGATGTTTCGCTCAATTTCAACAGGTCTCTAGTCAGATTACGTTTTTTTTGCATAAAGTGGGGTTGCTGTATCACTTAAAGCTATGACAAGCAGAGccacatgaaaaatacatttcaagtTGTCTGCCCAATCATTAACGCTAACATCTGCAGGTAACCAGCAACGCTGACGTGATTACTACAGCGGGTCAGACACGATCATCTCGGTACGTAACTAATTAATTAGCATATTGCTAACCACAAGACTGTTCTCGctttagctaacgttagccaaaAATGGGAACATTGATGCTCGGTTTCCGTGTGTAGTTTTCTTGGGTAACTTGTCATGCTAAGTTTGTAACCATGAAGTGATATCAACGCTCATGCACTTTGTGGCCGTGGGGTGAGTATATATTAAATCAACATGGCGGGGGGGATGTTCATACTCGTCTCTTAAACAGGAACACCCCGATGCGTAATTTACTATGTGAGTGGGTTTATAGCTAATACAGCTACTGGTAGGTAGTAAACTACAGTGGCCAGTATGTTaccaactgctgctgctgtgagcaCAGCGGAGGTGACATCACGCGTCTCCAACGCTGACAACCAGGCAGCCAACCGTTACTCCCCAGCGGTCAAGAAAATGACAGGGCAGAGCAGCGCGGCCATTAGCCAGACGTTATCAGAGTTTTAGGACGGTCTTCACGCAGACGATGCGGTGTAATTGTCTCTGATCGTGCTGTGGCTTACAGCTGTGTAAGGCACCTctcctccccccccctcccccttgACGTTGATCCTGCAA
This window encodes:
- the LOC124072521 gene encoding heterogeneous nuclear ribonucleoprotein Q-like isoform X2; translation: MKTYRQREKQGTKVSDTNKGPDEAKIKALLERTGYTLDVTTGQRKYGGPPPESAQSGAQPTIGTEIFVGKIPRDLFEDELVPLFEKAGPIWDLRLMMDPLSGLNRGYAFVTFCTKEAAQQAVKLCNNSEIRPGKHIGVCISVANNRLFVGSIPKSKTKEQIVEEFAKVTEGLNDVILYHQPDDKKKNRGFCFLEYEDHKTAAQARRRLMSGKVKVWGNVVTVEWADPIEDPDPEVMAKVKVLFVRNLASTVTEEILEKAFSQFGKLERVKKLKDYAFIHFEERDGAVKALADLNGKDLEGEHIEIVFAKPPDQKRKERKAQRQAAKTQMYDEYYYYGPPHMPPPTRGRGRGGRGGYSYPPDYYGYEDYYDYYGYDYHNYRGGYDDPYYGYDDFQGSGRGRGGRGGVRGGASQTRGRGAVTPRGRLGFSQRGGPGTSSRVGKRGRGRS
- the LOC124072521 gene encoding heterogeneous nuclear ribonucleoprotein Q-like isoform X1, which encodes MATEHINGNGPEEPMDTSAAVTHSEHFQTLLEAGLPQKVAEKLDEIYIAGLVSHSDLDDRAIEALKEFNEEGALQVLLQFKDSDLSHVQNKSAFLCGVMKTYRQREKQGTKVSDTNKGPDEAKIKALLERTGYTLDVTTGQRKYGGPPPESAQSGAQPTIGTEIFVGKIPRDLFEDELVPLFEKAGPIWDLRLMMDPLSGLNRGYAFVTFCTKEAAQQAVKLCNNSEIRPGKHIGVCISVANNRLFVGSIPKSKTKEQIVEEFAKVTEGLNDVILYHQPDDKKKNRGFCFLEYEDHKTAAQARRRLMSGKVKVWGNVVTVEWADPIEDPDPEVMAKVKVLFVRNLASTVTEEILEKAFSQFGKLERVKKLKDYAFIHFEERDGAVKALADLNGKDLEGEHIEIVFAKPPDQKRKERKAQRQAAKTQMYDEYYYYGPPHMPPPTRGRGRGGRGGYSYPPDYYGYEDYYDYYGYDYHNYRGGYDDPYYGYDDFQGSGRGRGGRGGVRGGASQTRGRGAVTPRGRLGFSQRGGPGTSSRVGKRGRGRS